The Firmicutes bacterium HGW-Firmicutes-1 genome includes a window with the following:
- a CDS encoding putative motility protein encodes MDIAALSAVMAKSSLAVQVGTSVLSINKDLMEQQGQALMTLLQAANTATPNMEQSVSPHIGGNIDIKL; translated from the coding sequence ATGGACATAGCGGCACTATCAGCAGTCATGGCAAAAAGCAGTTTAGCTGTTCAAGTAGGAACTTCAGTCCTTTCTATTAATAAAGATTTAATGGAACAACAGGGACAAGCCCTAATGACACTCCTTCAAGCAGCCAACACGGCTACTCCAAATATGGAACAAAGTGTTTCGCCTCACATTGGAGGAAATATAGATATAAAATTATAA
- the rpmG gene encoding 50S ribosomal protein L33 codes for MRVKITLECTECKQRNYNTMKEKKKHPERMETKKYCRFCKTHTNHKETK; via the coding sequence GTGCGTGTTAAAATCACACTCGAATGTACGGAATGCAAGCAAAGAAACTACAACACAATGAAAGAAAAGAAAAAGCATCCCGAAAGAATGGAAACAAAAAAATATTGTAGATTCTGTAAAACTCATACTAATCATAAAGAAACGAAATAG
- the secE gene encoding preprotein translocase subunit SecE encodes MGEASVTRKTSFFKGVKGEFKKIIWPNVPTLMKQTWTVIIISAVVGGVVAAIDVGYIFIVQNILGIV; translated from the coding sequence ATGGGAGAAGCAAGTGTTACTAGAAAAACAAGCTTTTTCAAAGGTGTAAAAGGTGAATTTAAAAAAATAATCTGGCCTAACGTTCCTACACTTATGAAACAAACTTGGACAGTAATCATTATCTCAGCGGTTGTTGGTGGCGTTGTAGCTGCAATAGACGTAGGATATATATTTATTGTTCAAAATATTTTAGGTATTGTATAG
- a CDS encoding transcription termination/antitermination protein NusG: MSEEAKWYVVHTYSGYENKVKANIEKLVENRKLHDQIVEVVVPLHRVLEEKNGQRKEVEKKLFPGYVLLKMFMNDDTWYVVRNTRGVTGFVGPGSKPVPLSEAEIKAMGIDLEIVEIDVSIGDAVRVTDGPFEGSVGIVKEIHEHKRTVIVNLSIFGRDTPVELDFTKMIEL, encoded by the coding sequence ATGTCAGAAGAAGCTAAGTGGTATGTAGTACATACTTACTCAGGGTATGAAAACAAGGTTAAAGCCAATATTGAAAAGCTTGTTGAAAACAGAAAACTCCATGATCAAATTGTCGAAGTAGTTGTTCCTTTACACAGAGTTTTAGAAGAGAAAAATGGTCAAAGAAAAGAAGTTGAGAAAAAACTTTTCCCAGGCTATGTTCTTCTAAAAATGTTTATGAATGACGATACTTGGTATGTTGTTCGTAATACAAGAGGTGTTACAGGATTTGTCGGTCCTGGTTCTAAGCCTGTACCATTATCAGAAGCTGAAATAAAAGCTATGGGCATAGATCTAGAGATTGTAGAAATCGATGTATCAATTGGCGATGCAGTAAGAGTTACTGATGGACCATTTGAAGGTTCAGTCGGCATAGTAAAAGAAATTCACGAGCACAAAAGAACAGTTATTGTTAATCTATCAATTTTTGGTAGAGACACACCAGTTGAACTGGATTTCACAAAAATGATAGAGCTTTAA
- the rplK gene encoding 50S ribosomal protein L11, which translates to MAKKVTGIIKLQIPAGKATPAPPVGPALGQHGVNIMQFTKEFNARTEKEMGMITPVVITVYQDRTFSFITKTPPAAVLLKKACNLKSGSAVPQKDKVAKITQAELRKIAELKMPDLNAASVEAAMSMVAGTARSMGIVVVD; encoded by the coding sequence ATGGCGAAAAAAGTAACCGGTATAATTAAGCTTCAAATTCCTGCTGGTAAGGCAACTCCAGCACCACCAGTTGGACCAGCTCTTGGTCAACATGGTGTTAATATTATGCAATTTACAAAAGAGTTCAATGCTAGAACTGAAAAAGAAATGGGTATGATTACACCTGTTGTTATTACAGTTTATCAAGATAGAACTTTTAGCTTTATAACAAAGACTCCACCAGCTGCAGTATTACTTAAAAAAGCTTGCAACCTTAAATCAGGATCTGCAGTGCCACAAAAAGATAAAGTAGCTAAAATTACTCAAGCAGAACTTAGAAAAATTGCTGAACTTAAAATGCCTGACTTAAATGCAGCTAGTGTAGAAGCAGCAATGAGTATGGTTGCTGGAACAGCTAGAAGTATGGGAATCGTTGTAGTAGACTAA
- a CDS encoding 50S ribosomal protein L1, translated as MKRGKRYKEAAKLIDRTSLYDTNTGIGLVIQAASAKFDESVEAHIKLGVDGRHADQQVRGAVVLPHGTGKKMRVLVFAKGEKAKEAEEAGADYVGGEELIPKIQNEGWLDFEVVVATPDMMGVVGRLGRVLGPKGLMPNPKAGTVSMDVKKAIEDIKAGKIEYRLDKTNIIHVPIGKVSFGTEKILDNLHTLMSAVIKAKPVAAKGQYLRSVAISSTMGPGVKLNTAKINEQ; from the coding sequence ATGAAAAGAGGAAAAAGATATAAAGAAGCTGCGAAGCTAATTGATCGTACAAGCTTGTATGATACAAATACAGGAATTGGATTAGTAATTCAGGCAGCAAGTGCAAAATTTGACGAAAGCGTTGAAGCACATATTAAATTAGGTGTTGACGGACGTCATGCCGATCAACAAGTACGTGGTGCTGTTGTTTTACCACATGGTACAGGGAAAAAAATGCGTGTTTTAGTATTTGCAAAGGGTGAGAAAGCGAAAGAAGCTGAGGAAGCTGGAGCTGACTATGTTGGTGGTGAAGAGCTTATACCAAAGATCCAAAATGAAGGATGGTTAGACTTCGAAGTTGTCGTAGCTACACCAGACATGATGGGTGTTGTAGGTAGATTAGGACGTGTACTTGGACCAAAAGGTTTAATGCCAAATCCTAAAGCTGGAACAGTATCTATGGACGTTAAAAAAGCAATCGAAGATATCAAGGCTGGAAAGATTGAATATCGTTTAGATAAAACTAATATTATTCATGTTCCAATTGGTAAAGTTTCTTTCGGAACTGAAAAGATATTAGACAACTTACACACTTTAATGAGTGCTGTAATCAAAGCAAAACCTGTAGCTGCAAAAGGTCAATACTTACGTAGTGTTGCAATATCCTCTACAATGGGACCTGGCGTTAAATTAAATACAGCAAAAATCAACGAACAATAA
- a CDS encoding 50S ribosomal protein L10, translating into MPNFDLKKTKITEIKEKIEGASSIVLVDYRGLSVEEDTALRKELREANVEYKVFKNTMMNFAFEGTQFDALKKHLEGPSAIAISYADATAGPRVLEASTKKYKKLEFKAGVVEGVYYDAEGIKVVATIPTREVLLSKLLGSMKSPISAFARTIKAVAEKVEETGAATAAGIGAGKIETAQAAEVKAEVVEEVKVEEVKAEVVEEVKEVATDVVEDTTEA; encoded by the coding sequence GTGCCAAATTTTGATCTCAAAAAGACGAAAATTACTGAAATCAAAGAAAAAATAGAGGGTGCTTCATCAATAGTATTAGTAGACTATCGTGGTCTTTCAGTTGAAGAAGATACTGCTCTTAGAAAAGAACTGAGAGAAGCAAATGTTGAATACAAAGTATTTAAGAATACAATGATGAACTTTGCATTTGAAGGAACTCAGTTTGATGCTTTGAAAAAACATCTAGAAGGTCCTAGCGCAATAGCGATTAGCTATGCAGATGCTACGGCTGGTCCAAGAGTTTTAGAGGCATCAACAAAGAAATACAAAAAACTAGAATTCAAAGCTGGTGTTGTTGAAGGTGTTTACTATGATGCAGAAGGCATCAAAGTTGTTGCAACAATTCCAACAAGAGAAGTATTACTTTCTAAATTACTTGGTAGCATGAAGTCACCAATCTCTGCTTTCGCTCGTACAATCAAGGCTGTTGCAGAAAAAGTAGAAGAAACAGGTGCAGCAACTGCAGCTGGTATCGGTGCTGGTAAAATTGAAACTGCCCAAGCAGCAGAAGTAAAAGCAGAAGTAGTAGAAGAAGTAAAAGTTGAAGAAGTAAAAGCAGAAGTAGTAGAAGAAGTTAAAGAAGTAGCAACTGACGTAGTAGAAGACACTACAGAAGCATAA
- a CDS encoding 50S ribosomal protein L7/L12, protein MAKLTNQEIMDAIKELSLLELNELVKACEEEFGVSAAAGVAVAAAGPASAEAEEKTEFDVELTEAGAQKIKVIKVVREITGLGLKEAKDLVDGAPKIVKESATKEEAADIKAKLEEVGAVITVK, encoded by the coding sequence ATGGCAAAGTTAACAAATCAAGAAATTATGGATGCAATTAAAGAATTATCTCTATTAGAATTAAACGAATTAGTAAAAGCGTGTGAAGAAGAATTTGGTGTATCAGCAGCAGCAGGTGTTGCTGTAGCAGCAGCTGGCCCAGCGTCAGCAGAAGCTGAAGAAAAAACTGAATTTGATGTTGAATTAACAGAAGCAGGCGCTCAAAAAATTAAAGTTATTAAAGTAGTAAGAGAAATCACTGGTCTTGGATTAAAAGAAGCGAAAGACTTAGTAGATGGAGCTCCAAAAATAGTTAAAGAAAGCGCTACTAAAGAAGAAGCAGCTGACATTAAAGCTAAGTTAGAAGAAGTTGGAGCTGTAATAACAGTTAAGTAA
- a CDS encoding DNA-directed RNA polymerase subunit beta — protein sequence MEKNRIRPIENEKAVRMTYSRKKEVLEMPNLIEVQKNSYKWFLEEGLKEVFRDISPITDYSGNLILEFIDFTMNKDLKYTIDECKERDATYAAPLKVKVRLINKETDEINEHEIFMGDLPLMTNTGTFIINGAERVIVSQLVRSPGIYYSVDFDKIGKKLFSATVIPNRGAWLEFETDSNDIFHVRVDRTRKVPVTILIRALGIGTNAQIIDLFGEDPKILASIEKDGSNSYEEGLIEIYKRIRPGEPPTVESAESLLSSMFFDPRRYDLAKVGRYKFNKKLAFRSRIRGQVLSDDVVDHNTGEILAEAGTIVTLELADQIQNAAIPYVNVNYDDHKVKVLSNMVVDISKYINFDVKQYDIFEKVYYPVLKELMDECETEDELKLAISKNAARLVPKHITKEDIFASINYNIHLEYGVGNKDDIDHLGNRRIRAVGELLQNQFRIGLSRMERVVRERMTIQDLEGISPQTLINIRPVTAAIKEFFGSSQLSQFMDQTNPLAELTHKRRLSALGPGGLSRERAGFEVRDVHHSHYGRMCPIETPEGPNIGLINSLACYARINEYGFIEAPYRVIDRSSGTPIVTEEIVYVTADEEEIYRVAQANEPLDSEGRFVHKYVTGRFKEDITEMERQTIDLMDVSPKQVFSVATSMIPFLENDDANRALMGSNMQRQAVPLLVSESAIVGTGMEHKAAVDSGVVLIAMNDGIVEKVSASEIVIKTSTGKRDSYKLSKYSRSNQGTCINQRPIVDKGEKVVKGTVIADGPSTQRGEIALGKNPLIGFMTWEGYNFEDAILLSENLVKGDVYTSIHIEEFEAEARDTKLGPEEITREVPSVGEDALKDLDERGIIRVGAEVRSGDILVGKVTPKGETELTAEERLLRAIFGEKAREVRDTSLKVPHGETGIIVDVHVFTRENGDELPPGVNQSVRVYIAQKRKISVGDKMAGRHGNKGVISRILPAEDMPFLPNGRPLDIVLNPLGVPSRMNIGQVLEVHLGLAAKALGFKVASPVFDGANEADIYDTLKLADDYVNTTWDDFEGKWKEVLHDDIYKYLEDNKAHRSEWEGVPITQDGKISLRDGRTGEYFDGNVTVGYMHYLKLHHLVDDKIHARSTGPYSLVTQQPLGGKAQFGGQRFGEMEVWALEAYGAAYTLQEILTVKSDDVVGRVKTYEAIIKGDNIPEPGIPESFKVLLKELQSLCLDVKILTSDSKILDIKEDIEDITDITSVELDEKESDLQLTELFGGLPKKEVGISDDFDEEDDFDEDENLEDGYIIGEEGELFED from the coding sequence ATGGAGAAAAATAGGATAAGACCTATCGAAAACGAGAAAGCAGTAAGAATGACATATTCTCGTAAAAAAGAAGTTCTTGAAATGCCTAACTTAATTGAAGTTCAAAAAAATTCCTACAAATGGTTTTTAGAAGAAGGGCTTAAAGAAGTATTTCGTGACATATCCCCCATTACAGATTATAGTGGAAACTTAATACTCGAGTTTATTGATTTTACAATGAACAAGGATCTCAAATACACCATTGACGAGTGTAAAGAACGAGATGCTACTTATGCTGCGCCATTAAAGGTAAAAGTAAGATTAATTAACAAAGAAACGGACGAAATTAATGAACATGAAATATTTATGGGCGATTTGCCATTGATGACAAACACTGGAACATTTATTATAAATGGAGCAGAAAGAGTTATTGTAAGTCAGCTAGTGCGTTCCCCTGGTATTTATTATTCAGTTGATTTTGATAAGATTGGTAAGAAATTATTCTCAGCTACTGTAATTCCTAATAGAGGTGCGTGGCTAGAATTTGAAACCGATTCAAATGATATTTTTCATGTTAGAGTTGATAGAACGCGTAAGGTACCCGTTACAATTTTAATAAGAGCATTGGGAATAGGTACAAATGCGCAGATTATAGATTTATTTGGAGAAGATCCAAAAATTTTAGCAAGTATAGAAAAAGACGGTAGTAACTCTTACGAAGAAGGTTTGATTGAAATATACAAGCGTATTCGTCCAGGAGAGCCACCAACAGTAGAAAGTGCGGAGTCACTTCTTAGTTCAATGTTTTTTGATCCAAGAAGATATGACCTAGCAAAGGTGGGCCGTTATAAATTTAATAAAAAACTTGCATTTAGAAGCAGAATTAGAGGTCAAGTACTTTCGGATGATGTAGTAGACCATAATACTGGTGAAATACTTGCAGAAGCAGGTACTATAGTTACACTTGAACTTGCAGATCAAATACAAAATGCTGCCATACCATATGTTAACGTTAACTATGATGACCATAAGGTTAAAGTTCTATCCAATATGGTTGTTGATATTTCTAAATACATTAATTTTGATGTGAAACAATATGACATTTTTGAAAAAGTGTACTATCCTGTATTAAAAGAACTTATGGATGAATGCGAAACAGAAGATGAATTAAAGCTAGCTATATCCAAAAATGCTGCTAGGCTAGTGCCAAAGCACATAACAAAAGAGGATATTTTTGCTTCTATTAATTATAACATTCACTTAGAGTATGGAGTTGGAAACAAGGATGATATCGATCATTTAGGAAACAGAAGAATTCGTGCGGTAGGAGAATTATTACAAAACCAATTTAGAATTGGTTTATCAAGAATGGAAAGAGTTGTAAGAGAGAGAATGACAATTCAAGATTTAGAAGGTATTTCACCTCAAACCTTGATCAACATTAGGCCTGTTACAGCAGCAATTAAAGAATTCTTTGGAAGTTCTCAATTATCACAGTTCATGGATCAAACCAATCCATTAGCTGAGCTTACACATAAGAGACGTTTATCAGCATTAGGTCCTGGTGGTCTTTCTAGAGAAAGAGCAGGATTTGAGGTTCGTGACGTCCATCACTCCCATTATGGAAGAATGTGTCCGATTGAAACGCCTGAAGGTCCTAACATTGGATTAATTAACTCTCTTGCTTGTTATGCAAGAATTAATGAATATGGATTTATTGAAGCTCCTTATCGTGTAATCGATAGAAGTTCAGGTACTCCAATTGTTACGGAAGAAATTGTATACGTAACAGCAGATGAAGAAGAAATTTATAGAGTAGCACAAGCAAATGAGCCTTTGGATTCAGAAGGTAGATTTGTTCATAAATATGTTACTGGACGTTTTAAAGAAGACATCACTGAAATGGAAAGACAAACAATTGACTTAATGGATGTTTCGCCAAAGCAAGTATTCTCTGTTGCAACATCAATGATTCCTTTCCTTGAAAATGATGATGCGAACCGTGCGCTGATGGGATCTAACATGCAACGTCAGGCAGTTCCATTATTAGTATCAGAATCTGCGATAGTAGGAACTGGTATGGAACACAAGGCAGCTGTTGATTCAGGTGTTGTTCTAATTGCTATGAATGACGGTATCGTAGAAAAAGTATCAGCTTCTGAAATAGTGATTAAAACAAGCACAGGAAAAAGAGATTCTTACAAGCTTTCAAAATACTCAAGAAGTAATCAAGGAACTTGTATCAATCAAAGACCTATTGTTGATAAGGGCGAAAAGGTTGTTAAGGGAACAGTTATTGCAGATGGTCCTTCTACCCAACGCGGAGAAATTGCACTAGGAAAGAATCCGTTAATTGGTTTCATGACTTGGGAAGGTTATAACTTTGAGGATGCAATTCTTCTCAGTGAGAATTTAGTTAAAGGCGATGTTTACACATCAATTCATATAGAAGAATTTGAAGCAGAAGCAAGAGATACTAAGCTTGGACCTGAAGAAATCACAAGAGAAGTACCAAGTGTTGGTGAAGATGCGCTTAAGGATTTAGATGAAAGAGGTATTATTAGAGTTGGAGCTGAAGTGCGTTCTGGCGATATTCTAGTAGGAAAAGTTACTCCAAAGGGTGAAACTGAATTAACTGCAGAGGAAAGACTTCTTAGAGCAATTTTCGGTGAAAAAGCTAGAGAAGTTAGAGATACATCTCTTAAAGTGCCTCATGGTGAAACTGGAATTATTGTGGATGTTCATGTGTTTACAAGAGAAAATGGCGATGAGTTACCTCCAGGAGTTAATCAATCTGTACGCGTTTATATTGCGCAAAAAAGAAAAATATCTGTTGGAGATAAGATGGCTGGACGTCATGGTAATAAAGGTGTAATTTCAAGAATATTACCTGCAGAAGACATGCCATTCTTACCAAATGGTAGACCACTCGACATCGTGCTTAACCCGCTAGGGGTTCCATCACGTATGAATATCGGGCAAGTATTAGAGGTCCATTTAGGCCTAGCGGCAAAAGCATTAGGCTTTAAGGTTGCGTCACCAGTATTCGATGGTGCTAATGAAGCAGATATATATGATACACTTAAACTTGCAGATGATTATGTGAATACAACATGGGATGATTTCGAAGGAAAGTGGAAAGAAGTTCTTCATGATGATATTTATAAATATTTAGAAGATAATAAAGCTCACAGAAGTGAGTGGGAAGGTGTTCCAATCACTCAAGATGGAAAAATTTCTCTTAGAGATGGAAGAACCGGAGAATATTTTGATGGCAATGTTACAGTAGGTTACATGCATTATTTAAAACTCCACCATTTAGTTGACGATAAGATTCATGCTCGTTCTACTGGACCTTACTCTTTAGTAACGCAACAACCATTAGGTGGTAAAGCACAGTTTGGTGGACAAAGATTTGGAGAGATGGAAGTTTGGGCGCTAGAAGCTTACGGTGCAGCATATACTCTTCAAGAAATATTAACAGTGAAATCCGACGATGTCGTTGGGCGTGTTAAGACTTATGAAGCTATTATTAAAGGGGACAATATTCCTGAACCAGGAATTCCAGAATCCTTTAAGGTATTATTAAAAGAGTTACAATCACTTTGCTTAGATGTTAAAATTCTTACAAGTGATTCGAAAATACTCGATATAAAAGAAGACATTGAAGACATAACCGACATAACGTCCGTAGAATTAGACGAAAAAGAATCGGATTTACAGCTAACTGAATTATTTGGAGGATTACCAAAAAAAGAGGTTGGCATTTCGGATGATTTTGATGAGGAAGATGATTTTGACGAAGATGAAAATCTAGAGGACGGTTATATCATTGGAGAAGAAGGCGAACTGTTCGAAGATTAA
- the rpoC gene encoding DNA-directed RNA polymerase subunit beta' — protein MSSENGNIEQQIYFDAMKIGLASPERIREWSRGEVKKPETINYRTLKPEKDGLFCEKIFGPSKDWECHCGKYKKIRYKGVVCDRCGVEVTKSKVRRERMGHIELAAPVSHIWYFKGIPSRMGLILDLSPRTLEKVLYFASYVVLEAADTGLQYKQILTEKEYREAIDKYGHKFRAAMGAEAVRELLANIQLEKESVELKGALKDSSGQKRARIIKRLEVVEAFLKSGNRPEWMILSVVPVIPPDLRPMVQLDGGRFATSDLNDLYRRVINRNNRLQRLLDLGAPDIIVRNEKRMLQEAVDALIDNGRRGRPVTGPGNRPLKSLSDMLKGKQGRFRQNLLGKRVDYSGRSVIVVGPELKIYQCGLPKEMAIELFKPFVMKKLVADGMAHNIKSAKKMVERLESSVWDVLEEVITEHPVMLNRAPTLHRLGIQAFEPVLVEGKAIRLHPLVCTAYNADFDGDQMAVHVPLSVEAQAECRFLLLSPNNLLKPSDGGPVTVPSQDMVLGTYYLTLAKDGVKGEGTIFKDENEAILAYENGVITLHAKIKVEKSHEENGQVFKARVDTTVGRIIFNEAIPQDLGFVDRSIPENRHLYEVEFIVGKKAMIQILHQCINVHGSTKTSEVLDDIKKLGFKYSTRGAITVSISDMEVPASKKEVIAEAELVIERIMKEYKRGMMTDYERYQNVIDTWKKADDKISKALLGGLGRYNNIFMMADSGARGSDKQIKQLAGMRGLMADTSGRTIELPIKSNFREGLDVLEYFISAHGARKGLADTALRTADSGYLTRRLVDVSQDLIIREMDCCEHDDETVGMTVMAFKDGKEVIEGLEERISGRWSIHDIIHPETGKVIVKADTMITPITAKAVIKADIEKVHIRTVLSCKSQIGVCAKCYGSNMATALAVQVGESVGIIAAQSIGEPGTQLTMRTFHTGGIATTDDITQGLPRVEELFEGRKPKGLAIISEFDGKVTISDTKKKREVIITATETGEDKAYLIPYGSRIKVSDGDMLQAGDELTEGSVNPHDILKIKGVRAVQDYMIQEVQRVYRLQGVEINDKHIEVICRQMLKKVRIEESGNAEFLPGSLIDRLEYEKINRELEEQGLEIADGRQVLLGITKASLATNSFLSAASFQETTKVLTEAAILGKEDPLIGLKENVIIGNLIPAGTGMKRYRNVEIEKVMQSDFQEVEEDEEEMLFEEE, from the coding sequence ATGTCAAGTGAAAATGGGAATATAGAACAACAAATATATTTTGATGCCATGAAAATTGGGTTAGCTTCACCTGAACGTATACGTGAATGGTCACGTGGTGAGGTCAAAAAGCCGGAAACAATTAATTACAGAACGTTAAAGCCAGAAAAAGATGGGCTGTTCTGTGAAAAAATATTTGGGCCAAGCAAGGATTGGGAATGTCATTGCGGTAAGTACAAAAAAATTAGATACAAAGGTGTTGTTTGTGATCGCTGTGGTGTAGAAGTAACGAAGTCAAAGGTACGTCGTGAAAGAATGGGTCATATTGAGCTAGCAGCGCCCGTATCTCATATTTGGTACTTTAAAGGTATTCCAAGTAGAATGGGCTTGATTCTTGATTTATCCCCAAGAACACTAGAAAAAGTTCTTTACTTTGCATCTTATGTTGTACTTGAAGCAGCTGATACAGGATTACAATACAAGCAAATTCTTACAGAAAAAGAATACAGAGAAGCAATAGATAAATATGGACATAAGTTTAGAGCTGCGATGGGTGCAGAAGCAGTTAGAGAATTGCTTGCAAACATCCAATTGGAAAAAGAATCCGTTGAATTAAAAGGTGCGTTAAAAGATTCTTCTGGCCAAAAAAGAGCTAGAATTATTAAAAGACTTGAAGTAGTAGAAGCTTTCTTAAAATCAGGGAATCGCCCTGAATGGATGATTCTATCAGTAGTACCTGTAATTCCGCCAGATTTAAGACCTATGGTTCAATTAGATGGTGGACGTTTTGCAACATCTGACTTAAACGATTTATATAGAAGAGTAATCAACAGAAATAATCGTTTGCAAAGATTATTAGACTTAGGAGCACCAGATATCATTGTAAGAAATGAAAAACGTATGCTTCAAGAAGCTGTTGATGCTTTAATAGATAATGGTAGACGTGGTCGTCCGGTAACTGGTCCTGGAAACAGACCATTAAAATCCTTATCGGATATGTTAAAGGGTAAGCAAGGACGTTTCCGTCAGAACTTACTTGGAAAACGTGTTGACTATTCAGGTCGATCTGTTATCGTAGTAGGTCCAGAGCTTAAGATTTACCAATGTGGACTACCTAAAGAAATGGCAATTGAACTTTTCAAACCTTTTGTAATGAAGAAATTAGTTGCAGACGGTATGGCACATAACATTAAATCTGCTAAAAAAATGGTGGAAAGATTAGAATCTAGCGTTTGGGACGTACTTGAAGAAGTTATTACGGAACATCCAGTAATGCTTAATAGAGCCCCCACATTGCATAGATTGGGAATTCAAGCCTTTGAACCTGTACTTGTTGAAGGTAAAGCAATTAGACTACATCCATTGGTATGTACAGCATACAATGCTGACTTTGATGGGGATCAAATGGCTGTCCATGTTCCTCTTTCAGTTGAAGCACAAGCAGAATGTAGATTTTTGCTTCTATCTCCAAACAACTTGCTTAAGCCTTCAGATGGTGGACCTGTAACAGTTCCATCTCAGGATATGGTTCTTGGAACTTATTATTTAACCCTTGCAAAAGATGGAGTTAAAGGCGAAGGTACTATATTCAAGGATGAAAATGAAGCAATCTTAGCATATGAAAATGGAGTAATTACACTTCATGCAAAAATAAAGGTAGAAAAAAGTCACGAAGAAAACGGGCAAGTATTTAAAGCGCGTGTAGATACTACTGTTGGTAGAATTATTTTCAACGAAGCAATACCTCAAGACTTAGGTTTTGTTGATAGATCAATTCCAGAAAATAGACATTTATATGAGGTTGAATTCATAGTTGGCAAGAAAGCAATGATTCAAATCTTACATCAATGTATTAATGTTCATGGTTCGACTAAAACTTCTGAGGTACTAGATGATATTAAAAAACTAGGATTTAAATATTCTACAAGAGGAGCAATCACAGTATCTATTTCTGATATGGAGGTTCCTGCAAGTAAGAAAGAGGTAATTGCTGAAGCTGAACTTGTTATTGAAAGAATTATGAAAGAGTACAAACGTGGTATGATGACAGACTATGAAAGATATCAAAACGTTATTGATACTTGGAAAAAAGCTGATGATAAAATTTCAAAGGCATTACTTGGTGGATTAGGGCGTTATAACAATATCTTCATGATGGCTGATTCTGGAGCCCGTGGTTCTGATAAGCAAATTAAGCAATTAGCAGGTATGCGTGGTTTGATGGCGGATACATCAGGTAGAACAATTGAGTTACCAATCAAATCCAATTTCCGTGAAGGCTTAGATGTATTAGAATACTTTATCTCTGCCCATGGAGCTAGAAAAGGTTTAGCTGATACAGCACTTCGTACAGCTGACTCAGGGTATTTAACAAGACGTCTTGTAGATGTTTCTCAAGACTTAATCATTAGAGAAATGGACTGTTGCGAACATGATGACGAAACAGTTGGTATGACAGTAATGGCATTTAAGGATGGTAAAGAAGTAATTGAAGGTCTTGAAGAGAGGATCTCTGGTAGATGGTCAATACATGATATCATTCATCCAGAAACTGGAAAAGTAATTGTAAAAGCTGATACAATGATTACACCAATCACAGCTAAAGCAGTTATTAAAGCAGATATTGAAAAGGTTCATATAAGAACAGTATTATCCTGTAAGTCACAAATTGGTGTTTGTGCAAAATGTTATGGTTCTAATATGGCAACAGCTTTGGCAGTACAGGTTGGCGAATCTGTAGGTATTATTGCAGCACAATCAATCGGTGAGCCAGGTACACAGCTTACAATGCGTACTTTCCATACAGGTGGTATTGCTACAACAGATGATATAACTCAAGGTTTACCTAGAGTTGAAGAGCTTTTTGAAGGAAGAAAACCAAAAGGACTTGCAATTATTTCAGAGTTCGATGGAAAAGTAACGATAAGCGATACTAAGAAAAAACGCGAAGTAATTATTACTGCTACTGAAACAGGGGAAGACAAAGCATATTTAATTCCTTATGGTTCTAGAATAAAAGTATCCGATGGTGATATGTTGCAAGCAGGGGATGAATTAACTGAAGGTAGTGTTAATCCTCATGATATCCTTAAAATAAAAGGCGTTCGTGCAGTTCAAGATTATATGATTCAAGAAGTACAACGCGTTTACCGTTTACAGGGTGTTGAAATTAATGATAAACATATCGAAGTAATTTGTAGACAAATGCTTAAGAAAGTAAGAATTGAAGAAAGTGGTAATGCTGAGTTCTTACCTGGTAGCCTCATAGATCGTTTAGAATATGAGAAAATCAATAGGGAACTTGAAGAGCAAGGCTTAGAAATTGCCGATGGTAGACAAGTGCTTCTTGGAATTACAAAAGCATCACTTGCTACAAACTCTTTCTTATCGGCTGCTTCTTTCCAAGAAACAACCAAAGTATTAACAGAAGCTGCAATACTTGGGAAGGAAGATCCACTGATTGGTTTAAAAGAAAATGTTATCATTGGTAACTTAATTCCTGCGGGAACAGGCATGAAACGATATAGAAATGTTGAGATAGAAAAAGTAATGCAATCTGATTTTCAAGAAGTAGAAGAAGATGAAGAAGAAATGCTATTTGAAGAAGAATAA